The nucleotide window CGATGGCGAGGGAGGGTGGCCGATACGTCAGCCCGTGGTCAGGCCGAGCGCCGGCCGAGAGTCAGCCAGCGCGGGCCACGGCGGGCCGGCGCCTCCTCGGCCCGCAACTCAACCAACTCCGGGAACAGCTCACGGACGGCGGTCTCCAGCCGTTCGTGCAGCGTCACCCCGGCCGCCGGACAGTGCGAGCACGTGCCGGAGAGTTTGAGTACGGCTCGCCGGTCGGCAACCTCCACGATCTCGACCCGACCGCCGTGCGAGCCGATGTAGTCACCGACCGGGCCGGCGAGCACCTCTGCCAGAGCTGCGCGCAGCCGGCCGTCGGCGCCGGCATCTTCCGCCGGCTGCCATTGCGCCGGCTGCTCGAGCGCGGCCTGCAGCCCGTCCCGTACGGTTCCGCCGAGTTCGGCCCAACCGTGCGGCGGGGCCAGCCGGACGCGTACCGCACCGGCTTCGACGATCACCGCGGCAACCGTCCGATCGGCCAGCAACCGGCCGAAAGCGCCCGGTGCCGCGGCGACCGGACCGGCGAAGTCGAAGATGCCGGAGGGAATGATCCAGCGTACGGTGTCCGGCGCGTCCTGCACCGGCTCGGGATGCATCGGCACCGGTGCGCTGCGCGGCGTCGATGCGACGGTCGTCATCGACCGGGTCATGTCAGTGCCCCGACCACGGTGTGGGTCAGGAAGGCCATCCCCCAGGCCAGCACGAACATGTAGCCGAACGCGATCGCCGGCCACTTCCACGATCCGGTCTCCCGGCGCATCACGCCGATGGTCGACATGCATTGCAACGCGTACAGGAAGAAGACCAGCAGCGCGGCGACGGTCGGCGGGGTGAACAACGGCTTGCCCTGATCCGGCCCGTCGGTGATGGTCATCTTCTTCAACGCCGTCGACGGATCCTCCGGATCGGTGGCCGCGGCCACCTGCCCGAGGGTGGCGACGAACGTCTCCCGGGCCGACAGCGATGCCAGCACTCCGATATTGATCCGCCAGTCGAAGCCGAGTGGGGCGAACACCGGTTCGACCGCGTGGCCGAGGTCGGCGGCGTAGCTGTGGTCCAACACATAAGCAGACACCGCAGCCTCGTCGTTGGTGTTCACGCCGGCCGCCTTCATGCTCGCGATGCTCTGCACCGGCAGATTCAGCAGCAGCCACAGGATCACCGTCACCACCAGGATGATCCGGCCCACCTTGCGCAGGAACCCTTTGCAGGCGTCCCAAACCGACAATCCGACAGTCCGCAGCCGGGGCAGCCGGTAGGACGGCATCTCCATGTAGAACGGCATCACCGGCCCGCGCCGGCTGCCGATCCGCTTGAACACGAACGCCGTACCCATGGCCGACAGCGCACCGCCCAGATAGAGCGCGAACATCACCACGCCCTGCGCGCCGAACGGGCCGAACCGGACGTCGCGGTCGACCAGCAGCCCGATCAGCAACACATAAACCGGCAGCCGAGCCGAGCAGGTCATCAACGGTGCGCCCATCATGGTGGCGAACCGATCCTTCGCCGACGGCAGCGACCGGGTCGCCATGATGCCGGGGATCGCGCACGCCAGCGAGGACAGCAGCGCGACGAAGGCCCGACCCTCCAGGCCCACCTTGGCCATCAGCCGATCCATCAGGAACGCGGCCCGGGACAGATAGCCAGTGCCCTCCAGCAGTGAGATCAACAAGAACAGCAAGGCGATCTGTGGCAGGAACACCACCACACTGCCGACGCCGCCGATCAACGCCTGACCGAGCAGTCCGCTCAGCCAGCTGTTACCGACGTACTGCGCGACCAGGGAACCGAGCCAGTCGAAGATCGCCTGCACGCCGTCCTGCAACGGCGCGGCCACGGTGAAGATCACCTGGAAGAAGCAGAACATGGTGGCCAGGAAGATCAGCGTGCCCCAGACCGGATGCAGCAGCACCGCATCGATCCGCCGGGTGCGGTGATCGACGTCGGGCACCCGGTAGTGGCTGCTGCGCAGCACCGAGTCGGTCCAGGAACGGACCTGCTCGGATTCGGTCGGCGGCAGGATCATCGGCCGCGGCCAACCGGCCGGGTCGACCAGGCCGGTACGCAGATCTGCCAGCTCGGTACGAGATCCGGCGGCGACCGGGATCACCGGGACGCCGAGTGCCCGCTGCAGAGAGGCGACGTCGATCCAGCCGCCGCGTCGAATCAGTTCGTCGCGGAAGGTCAGCACCACGCAGACCGGCAGTCCGCGTTGCAGGACCTGCGCCAGCAGCGGCAGCGATCGGCGCAGGCTGGTCGCGTCCAGGGTGACCAGCAGCGCGTCCGGCGTCTGGATCGCGTCGACGTCCGGGTCGAGAACGTCGGCGACGACCAGTTCGTCCGGGCTGATCGGCTCCAGACTGTACGTCCCCGGCAGGTCCTCCACGATCACGTCCCGATCGGCCACTCGCAGGCTGCCCTCGTACCTGGCAACGGTGACGCCGGGATAGTTGCCGGTCTTGCTGCGCAGTCCGGTCAGCGCATTGAACAGCGTGGTCTTGCCCGAATTCGGGCTGCCGACCAGCGCC belongs to Microlunatus elymi and includes:
- a CDS encoding NifU family protein codes for the protein MTTVASTPRSAPVPMHPEPVQDAPDTVRWIIPSGIFDFAGPVAAAPGAFGRLLADRTVAAVIVEAGAVRVRLAPPHGWAELGGTVRDGLQAALEQPAQWQPAEDAGADGRLRAALAEVLAGPVGDYIGSHGGRVEIVEVADRRAVLKLSGTCSHCPAAGVTLHERLETAVRELFPELVELRAEEAPARRGPRWLTLGRRSA
- the feoB gene encoding ferrous iron transporter B; translated protein: MSSHCGPVATAAEIGDLRLALVGSPNSGKTTLFNALTGLRSKTGNYPGVTVARYEGSLRVADRDVIVEDLPGTYSLEPISPDELVVADVLDPDVDAIQTPDALLVTLDATSLRRSLPLLAQVLQRGLPVCVVLTFRDELIRRGGWIDVASLQRALGVPVIPVAAGSRTELADLRTGLVDPAGWPRPMILPPTESEQVRSWTDSVLRSSHYRVPDVDHRTRRIDAVLLHPVWGTLIFLATMFCFFQVIFTVAAPLQDGVQAIFDWLGSLVAQYVGNSWLSGLLGQALIGGVGSVVVFLPQIALLFLLISLLEGTGYLSRAAFLMDRLMAKVGLEGRAFVALLSSLACAIPGIMATRSLPSAKDRFATMMGAPLMTCSARLPVYVLLIGLLVDRDVRFGPFGAQGVVMFALYLGGALSAMGTAFVFKRIGSRRGPVMPFYMEMPSYRLPRLRTVGLSVWDACKGFLRKVGRIILVVTVILWLLLNLPVQSIASMKAAGVNTNDEAAVSAYVLDHSYAADLGHAVEPVFAPLGFDWRINIGVLASLSARETFVATLGQVAAATDPEDPSTALKKMTITDGPDQGKPLFTPPTVAALLVFFLYALQCMSTIGVMRRETGSWKWPAIAFGYMFVLAWGMAFLTHTVVGALT